GCATGGACATGAGTTAATGCTCAGTAGTCCCAtttccatttctttttctttttccacctTCCTTTGCTCCCTTTGCGATGCATATTAAGAGTGTCCTTCCTCTATTGAGACTTGGAAGTGAACCAAATATGTTATGGACATGTTGTGAAACTCTTAAAAATCCTTTGTAGTACCATCCAAGTGGAATGGTCGTATTCTAACTGTTTAACATTTCATTAGAACCTACAACAGATTTGACTGCCATTCATGGATGTTCTTTTTTAATAGAATGTTTCAAGCAATCAGATTAGATCTACTATTTCTTTCAAGCAGTATGTTGATTCATAATTTAGACAGAGGGCCTTCTAAAGCAACTGTCAtcatttttagctttgattAGATGATCCAGATGGTATTATATGTTGACATCTTTGCTTCCATGTTCTCTTGATGAACTGCAATTTTAATGCTCTGTAATACTGTCCTTGGTACATGTGTTTGGGTCATGGTTATCCTTTCTTAATGCCTTTATGTTGAAAGTATGCTTTATTTTCTATTGTTAGTTTTGGGCATCATTTAATCTGCTTATGTGTTAGATCCTTTGTGTGGAATTTGTCTGCTGCAACAGTGGTATTATTATCTACAACTGACTTGAATTGACAGGTTTTGGCAGTCCACTTGATGTATTCCTATTGTTTTGTTCTGGTAAAactttatttatctatttatttattttattgtgtCTCTTAGCTAGTTGCAGCCTTGCAGGTTGTTgatgaaatatttttatatatgacaCGAATCTTTTGCTTCCCATGTTGATATTTGTGAacatttcaaattattttgCAGGATAATTCGGGCTTGAAGCTCAGGAGAACTGAAAAATAATGTTTAGTTAATCGTTTTTCATTTCAATATGTGGAAACTCTAACCTTATGTCTTGCATTTTGAAGGTACAAAAAGGATGATTCCTATCACGTAGCTTGTCACAACACTGAGATAGTTGATTCCTGCTCAAAGCTCATAAGAATTCCTTCTAGCAGATTCTCCTAACATTATGTACAATTATCAAGGAGCTTAACCACAGCGTGGCAAGGCAGCAATGGTTCTTTTAAATGCTGCAAAGTTTTAAGAGGAAATCCTAGTGGGTGGTTTGATCTCATTAAGCATACCATGGTTGGACTGCATTGAAACTAGAGTCATTTTGTCctgagcttgtttaaattcttaacaTATACTTGACATGTTTTGAGGCTCTCGCTGTGCTCTTGGATGCTTCAGGCTGTGCTGTAAAGGTGGTCATGGTGATGTTTTCCATTGATAATATCATCTCCTGCTTGAGCTTTCACCGCCTTTACTGTTTTCTAAGAACTGTGAAGCTTGACTTTGTACTCTAGGATGGTCACTCTTGATGTATTCTCAAGTCTCATTTGTATATCTGTTTATTGCACACTTTTTATCTGAACatcttgttgatgatgataaagTTGTTTATTGCAGAAGACTTTTTGTATTATGGTTACATATTATACATTATCTTTTATGTGGATGCCTATCTGCAAATTTTTCATTTCCATAGTTCTATATAAAccgttcatcttgttattgcttTAACTTATTTCTTTAACTAATATATGGCTAGTTCAATGAAATATAGAATTTCACATTTCTTTTCCATGTATTCCTTCATTGCATATCCAAACAAGTGAATGGGAATTGTGATTCCAATTTCCTGCCTTCCATATCTATTCCATTCCAATTCTATTTCCAATTCTCTGAGAACCAAATGCAGCATCGTAGAGGTGGTTCCATGATATATGAATAGTGGTTTTGGCAAATAGCTAATGGTATAATGATCAATAACAGTAGCACTCAGAGGTGTTTACACAGGTTAATCCATGAAAGAATTGTCATTTTCAAGATTGAGTTAATCTGCCAAGGAGAGGATTCACATTTAGTAAAGAGGTAGGGCTCATACTAACATTTTTGAATGGAGAAAGCTATATATCATCCACTGCTGATCACTCCTCGGTTCACCTGGGGACGTGGAAATCAATGATTGGCTGAGTGCAGGCAAGGTCCCTGACACCATCAATCTTACAATGTTTAACACTGATCTCTGATTGCAGCATCCAGAGTGAATTGTGCATTAACAATACTTTTTTGTAAATTCAAGTTAATAATGCAGTTAGGCCAATTTGTAGCAAGCCCGGGCTGTAGACCTGACTCAAACTGCCTCTTAATAGACCTATAGGAAGATAGATCttaaaattgaagaaaagacaCAAATAGCATTTTAACAAGCGAGAATCAAAAAGTGCGACAGCTTCAGCTCGGATAACGGCGTTCCACGccccggaaggtgcaagcgacCAAATGGACCTTCCTTTCCCCGTTCTCCTACAAACTCCTATCCCTACAGTGAAGCCAACAAGAAAGTGGATCCCGTGGCCGAACCCCTGCACCAAATCAGCATCCAAGAGAACATCTCGGCCCAATTCGACGCGCGTCGCGGCCGCTGCCCCTTCCCCAGTAAttatcctcctctctctctcctgctTTCTTTTGGTGCCCTTTCttggaaaattttcttttacctCATTAggcggtggcggtggcggtggAGGCGGACCTGGAGAGGAGGAAGTACGATCTCCTGAGAGCTGTCCAGGACACGCAGCGCGGCCTCGTCACCACCGCCGACCAGCGCTCCTCCATCGAGGAGGCCTTGGTATGTACCAGAAGACATCGGCACTgtgtctttctttctttcttgttgaattttcttgtctTGGTGCCAAACCAAACCCACGGAGCTGGGTGGGCAGGTGCGCGTGGAAGGATATGATGCAGGCTTGCCGGTGGACCTATCGAAGCTGGACGGCACGTGGCGGCTCAACTACACCTCGGCTTCCGATGTTCTCGTCCTCTTCGAGGCTGCCGCCAGGCTCCCTTTCCTTCAGGTCCCGATCCTGCTCCCTTttgttctccttttcttttccatggACTACTGGATCACCCATGGTTTTTTTTCCCATTCCCCTGGGAAATTTCTGTAGGTGGGACAAATTTTTCAGAAGTTTGAATGTAAGGAACGGTCTGATGGAGGAATTGTAAGGAATGTTGTGCGCTGGAGCATTCCAACTCTATTAGAGGTAACAGACAGATGTGCTTTTTCTTCATTGATATAAAGTTTTGCCTGCTTTTGCTCCCTGAAATTTGTCTGTAATTGGAGAGAAAAAAGGACTTGGAAGCCTTTGGTCAACTGTAGAAGTGGATAGTGTTTGTATTCCATATCAACTTGCATAAAAAAGAATTGGAGGTTCTGTGTTTGTCTTGAGTGGTGCATCCTCCATTCTCAAGATTTCAGACCCAAGTAATTATGATCAGGCAGGATTCCCTgcctttctcaaaaaaaaaaaaaaaaaaggttgggcAATAGGCACAATTGATATctattataaaataaaagagACAATCTTTAAAATGTAAACTTGTCTTGAATTTTCTTTCCTTGAAGGTGGAATTTTGGTATGCAGTTTGGAGTTGTTATTTGTTAATAACATTAAATAATGCGTGTGTTTTCTGTTGATGCTTACAGACAAAAACATTACATAAAGGTAAGAAGTTATAGTTGACAAAGTTTTCATAGAAATTCTATGTTTTAGTTTAGAACCAGGTCTATGCGCTATAAAGGTTTATTCAAAATGGTCTAACTTAAGGGAAGGAAAGGCCATGTTAGATCTGTAGTTAAGTCTATTCATCTATTTATGCCATAAGTCAAAAGGACTAATCAAGGTACATCATCTCGATACTGGATTCTATACTCATATCATACTGGTACAATGTCGGTCTGCCCAGTATGAAGGTCAATTTGGTATACCTAGACTTAGTACACCCCCTTACCGAGTTTCAGTTTCATATCGGTATGAAATGGTATGCTTAATACAGAAAGGGACGCACTGGTACAACGAACCTTAGTAAGAGGTAAAGTGTTAGCTATAGTAATGGAAGCAAAATCTAAGAGATGTAAGTGATTCATGTAGTAGAGGCCTCTTTGTCTGAAGCCCATCCCAATCACCCTCCCCGTATGATGGTCCTGCACTAAACAAGATGAAGAATTAAAGTTAATAGTACAATGGCTACCGGTGAGTTGATCGACAGAATAAATATTCATGGCAAGCTTAGGAACATGACATGTGAAATAGAAAACTAACTAGAAGCATCAAATCAAGGAGTAAGTGTACCATGGTGGGTAACTGATGAGGTAGAGCTATTTGTTTGAAATGGAGTGTAAAGTGGTGATGGAAGCACCAAGAGAAGGCATTAGCAGTCATCTGGTGGAAGACTCTAGAATCAAGAATCCAACTAGAGGTAGATGTGGTCGAGGCTAAGCAAGGTAAAGAGGTAGGCATAGCAGCATGAATGGGCATCACAAGCTGATTAAGACAATCTAAGATATCTTGTGATATTCTTttctcatatatatgtatatgggagggagagggttGGACTAGGCTACACTCAAGTGAAGCCAAGCTTGGATCCAGTCGCCTCTGCCATTGTTGGATTAATATGGATCTTGAGGCATTCCAAACAGTTATTAATAGCCAAGCCTGGTCCGTcgcaggaaaaggaaaaaaagagaaccATTAATTTGTGGGATGGGACATGTTGTCCATGCCAACACCCATTCCTCAAATAAGAGAAGCATTAATTAGTGGGATGGGACGTGATGTCTATGCCACTGGGAGAAGCTCCTGTTCCTGGGGACGCATcctattctctctctctacccCTATCCAAGATAAACACTAAACACCAAAACGAGAACAACTAGTCTGCGAGAATAAACACACATCTCGCAGAAATAAACAGAAAAAGATCTTGCCACCCTTGGTCAGGTGAGGACTACCTTACAGCAAACAACAACGGAGGATAAACAAAAAGTTCGGAGGA
Above is a genomic segment from Phoenix dactylifera cultivar Barhee BC4 chromosome 2, palm_55x_up_171113_PBpolish2nd_filt_p, whole genome shotgun sequence containing:
- the LOC103708505 gene encoding probable plastid-lipid-associated protein 10, chloroplastic gives rise to the protein MDLPFPVLLQTPIPTVKPTRKWIPWPNPCTKSASKRTSRPNSTRVAAAAPSPAVAVAVEADLERRKYDLLRAVQDTQRGLVTTADQRSSIEEALVRVEGYDAGLPVDLSKLDGTWRLNYTSASDVLVLFEAAARLPFLQVGQIFQKFECKERSDGGIVRNVVRWSIPTLLEEQEGATLLVSAKFSVLSKRNIYLQFEEVAVENIKISEELQALIAPAILPRSFLSLQILQFLRTFRAQVPVRSPESRRSPGGLYYLSYMDRDMLLGRSVGGGGVFVFTRAQPLAS